The window AGCCCAGCACGATGCCCAGCCCAAATTGCTGCACGATATGAACCGCGAACATCCAGTCGAGGCCGGTCTGATGTTTCTGGATCATCTCAATCAGCGTAATGGTCAGGAACACCGCCATCGGATCGTTACTGCCGGATTCGATTTCCAGCGTTGAGCCCACGCGTTCGTTCAGTCCTTTACCGCCGAGCAGCGAAAAGACCGCCGCGGCGTCCGTGGAGCCGACAATCGCCCCAATCAGTAAGCCTTCCATCAGATCGAGATTAAACAGCCAGGCCGCCATCATGCCGGTTAAGCCGGAGGTGATCAGCACGCCGACGGTGGCCAGCGACAGCGCCGGACCGAGGGCGACGCGAAAAGAGCTTGCCTGCGTACGCATCCCGCCATCGAGCAGGATAATCGCCAGCGCAAGGTTGCTGACCATCCAGGCGAAAGGATAGTTATCGAACGGAATGCCGCCGACGCCATCAACGCCCGCAAGCATACCAATCGCGAGGAAGATCACCAGGATGGGAATACCGAGACGTGATGAAAATGAACTGAGTAAGATGCTGCTGGTAACGAGGACGGACCCCAGGATAAAAAGGCTAATTATTGCAGTGGCGTCCAACGGTCGTATTCCCCTCAGTTATGCTTTTGTTATTAAATAAGCCTAACATAATAACGACCGTTGCCGCGGATTACTTAGGCTCTGCCGGTGCTTTTTTCAGGATTTCAGCACCGGATGACCGCTAAGCGTGAGCTGCGCGCCGTGTGGACCGTTTTGCAGTACCGCCCGCGCGCCGAGCGGCAGCGTTACGGTGCGCTGTTCATGACCAAAATCGAGCCCGGTTATCAGCGGCACCGTCAGCCGTTCGCGTAAAAAAGCGTACACCGCGTCAAGATCGTAACCAGCGTCATAATCGTTCGGCGCGCTGCCGCTGAAGCTGCCGAGGACAATAGCGTTCTGGCGGTTTAAAATCCCCGCATCCAGCAGCTGTAACAGCATCCGCTCAACGCGGAAAGGGTGCTCGTTAATGTCTTCCAGCACCAGAATGCCGTCAGTGATGTCCGGCAGCCACGGCGTGCCGATAAGGGAGATGAGCATCGCCAGGTTGCCGCCCCACAGCGTCCCTTCGGTATGACAGGCCGGGCCTTCGCCCTGCCACTCAAGGGTATACTGAGCGTTGCGTAATGCCCGCCAGAAGTTATCTTCCGTAAAGCGGTTGAGCTCCGGCGCGCCAAAATTTCCGGCCAGCATCGGGCCGCTGAAGGTAATGACTCCGCCGAGCGCCAGCAGACCGCACTGGATAGCCGTAAAGTCGCTGTGGCCGCAGATCAGCAGCGGATCGTACTGCTGGCGGGCAATGAGCCCCGGCCAGTCAATCTGCGCCAGCAGCCTGCTTGCGCCGTAGCCGCCGCGCACCGGCATGACGATCGTAGCGGCTGAGGTGAGATCGACAAGGCCATTAATATCGGCGAGACGTTCC is drawn from Citrobacter rodentium NBRC 105723 = DSM 16636 and contains these coding sequences:
- the ldcA gene encoding muramoyltetrapeptide carboxypeptidase, translating into MSRFHLIAPSGYCINQRAALLGIQRLTEAGHQVDNTAVVGRRCQRFAGTQAERLADINGLVDLTSAATIVMPVRGGYGASRLLAQIDWPGLIARQQYDPLLICGHSDFTAIQCGLLALGGVITFSGPMLAGNFGAPELNRFTEDNFWRALRNAQYTLEWQGEGPACHTEGTLWGGNLAMLISLIGTPWLPDITDGILVLEDINEHPFRVERMLLQLLDAGILNRQNAIVLGSFSGSAPNDYDAGYDLDAVYAFLRERLTVPLITGLDFGHEQRTVTLPLGARAVLQNGPHGAQLTLSGHPVLKS